ATATCCTCTCGACTGGGACGAAAGACACGCCATAAAAGGCAACGTAATTCTCGCGGCAGACGAGGGTGAAAAAATGTTCGGTTTTGTCCCGGACAAGTGGTCTTTTTCAATTGAATGTCTCTACGGCAGCGGATTCCCATATTCTCCGAGCACGGACAACCCGGACTACGACTTGCTCAAAGGCGAAAATTACATGAGAATGCCTTATCACATTCAGTGGAACATGACTTTCATAAAGAATTTCAAAATTGGTCCGGTCGGATACGGATTCAGGTTCCAGGTCGACAACATTTTCAACAAACAGGATGTTATAGACATAGACGAAGACACCGGAACTTGGAACGGCAACGGAACAGAAGTCCAGTCAGACCCGTTGAATCTGTCAGATCCGAGACAGATAATGGTCGGATTTTTCGCGGAGTTTTAACTATTGAACCTTCCGGGGGATGGTTATACTCCTCCCCCGGTTTGTTTAGATTGTATTAATAATAAGGAGTGAGCCAGATGGGAGTGATTCAGTTTTACAGAGAAGGCGGCTGGGCGATGCACCTTTTACTCGTGTGTGCACTGGTAGGTCTTTTTTTCATGATAGAAAGAATAATATATCTTTTTTTCAAGACGCGACCGGATCCGATTGATTACGTCGAAAAACTCTCCAGGGACATAAAATCGAAAAAGGGAAAAGAGGGAATAGAATCTGCCCTGAGAAAATCCAAATCCGACTCGTTCCCCATTGCGAGAATATCTACATCAATGCTCGAAAAAGCTCCTTACGGAAAAGACGAAATGGAAGAGGCGAGAGACACCGAAGCGCTGAAATCTCTGTCCTTTCTCGACAGGGGCATGCTGGTCCTCGCCGCTGTCGCAAACATAGCTCCTCTTATTGGTTTCCTCGGAACGGTCGTCGGTATGATGATGGCGTTCGAATCAATAGCAAAAGCAGGAACAGTTGAACCGACGATAGTCGCAGACGGTATCAGGGTGGCTCTTATTACGACCGCCGCGGGACTGATGATAGCTTTCCCTGTCAGCGCTTTTCACGTCTGGTTCAGCTCCAGGATAAATACCGTCACGAGAAAATACGAGGAAGCTACGTCGATATTGATCGAATCGGTGTTAGAGCAGGAAATAGAGGGATGAGATGGCTTTCAGGCAGAAAGTAACGCGAGCGGCCGAAATACCAACTTCTTCCATGTCCGACATTGCCTTTCTGCTTTTGGTGTTTTTTCTGGTGACGACACATTTTCAGAGAGACACCGGCATAGTGACGAAACTGCCACCGAGCGGGGAGACCCAGGAAGCGCAGGAAAACATAGTGCTGAGCATAGTCGTGCCTGAAGACACTTTTGCTGCAGGAGACAGCGTCAAAGTCGGCGGAGTCAAGGTGCCTTTTTCGGAACTTCAACAGGCTGTTTACGAATCAGTTTCAGTTTCAATAGAGTCGAGAAAAATGAAAGCCCCTCTTATTTTTGTCGAAAAAGGTGTGACTTATGAGCGGATGCTCGAAGTTTACGAAGAAGTGATGAAAGCCGCAGACAAACTTGACACGGAACACCCTGAACTGCCGGAAGCGGACTGGTTCAACAAACAGACGGTTGCGGCCCTGATTAGTGTTCAACTCAGACCTATAACAGGCTGGTAGGCGGTTTTATGAGGATAGAAAAAGAGAAAAAAGTAGAAGCGAGAATACCGACAGCTTCAATGTCGGACATCGCTTTCCTGCTCATTATATTTTTTATGGTGACGACTGTTTTCAGGCAGGAAAGAGGTCTCGACATAACTCTTCCGGGCTCCAATCTCGCTCTGAAACTTGAGCAGAGAAGAATCCATCACATTTATCTGGGTTGGTCATCGAGAAACCCTAACGAAAGAGTGCCGATCGTATCAATAAACGACCAGATTTTTCCCATGGATCAGGTTGACGGCGTCCTAAGACAGAAACTGGAAGAATACAGAGCGAGTACAACAGGCACCGACGAAGAATGGAAGCAGTTTGTTTTCAGCCTGCAGATAGAGAGGGACATGCCTTACGTTTTTGTGGACTCTTTGTTGCAGGAAGCGAGACAGGGCGGAAGGAACGTCGTTCAGGCCATACAGATAAATTACGGAGCGAGAGAAGCTCAAAAAGGGGGATGAAATGAATCAAAGGCGCATGGACACGTCTGTCCCCATGAGGACAGGTATAATACTCGCCCTGGTTTTCCATCTTCTTGCGCTCGTCGCTATTCCGGAGCCTGACATCCCGGAATACAAACCCGCCGAGAGGAAAGAATCCGAAAACATCCAGCAGGAAGTCAATCTCCAGGTCGATTTCCAGACAATAGAGGAGATACAGCAACAAATACAGCAGCCCCAGGACATTCTGCAGGAAATTCAGCAGAGCGGAGAAATAATACTTTCGACGGAGGGAGACACGCTTATAGGCGGAACTGCTTCAGACGTCTTCGAAGTAGACACAACAGAACTGTTGCCGGATGACAATGGAGATGTATCCTCGGAATACGTAAGCGTATATGAAACTCCCCCGAGACCGATTCACATACAGGAACCGGTTTATCCTTCGGCGGCTCTCAATCAGAACCTTGAAGGAACGGTTGTTCTCCTTCTGTATGTCGACATAAACGGATCCGTAACGAGAGCCGAAGTCATAAATTCGAACAATCCCCTTTTCAACGACGCTGCCATAGCAGCGGGTCTTAAATGCACTTTCAAACCGGCCGAAAGCGCCGGCAGACCTATTAGAGTAAAATTGGTTTTTCCCGTTAACTTTAAGTTAAGTAATTAAAGGAGGTGGATGTGAAGAGACCTGTTTTGATATTTTTTTCTCTTCTGCTCGTATTATCGGCATCATCCGGCTACGCAAGGATGAGAGACGAATACACGGCGATGGCTAATCCCTATACTCAGTTTCGGGCAATGACCCAGAGTAACATCTGGCTTTGCTTTTCCAACTACGGCTTTTTCGGTAACGCCGGCGAATACGGAACAGTTCCTTATTCCTGTATGTTCCCGGCTTATTCGAACCAGGACTATCTTTTTCAGGGAGGCCTTTGGATAGCAGCGTTGGCCGGCAGAGACACTCTTTGTACTGTCGGTTGCGACGGTTGGGCTCACGAACACGAAATGTGGCCAGGCGTTACATCAGCTGATTCGATAATCCAGAGATCTACGATACCGACTTCTCCCGTCTATGATTCGACGGCCGTATCGGAACTCGATTTCATTGCAATTTACTGGGACACTTTCACTGATCCGACTATTCCTAATTCGGGAGCATATCACAGAGTCATGGGGATTCAGGTAATTCAGGAGAGTTTTTCCTGGTCTTACAATTACGCGGAAGATTTCATAATAATAAATTTCTGGATAAAGAACATCGGAAGAAAAAATCTCAGAGAGTTCTACATGGGGTTGTACGTGGACGCTGATGTCGGTCCTGCCGGCGCGCAGTACGATGACAAATCGCAGGACGACGTCTGCGGATTCGTTCCGACGATTCCCATCCAGTACGGAGGAAATCCGCTCAATCCGAAAGACAGCATAAACGTCGCGTGGATAGCAAATGCAGCCATGGCGGGATTTTCTCAATCGGGAACAGCTCAGGGAGTTATAACCCCTGATGTCACCGGAACCAGGGTGCTAAGGACACCAAATCCCCACCTGACGACTTCGTTCAACTGGTGGTACAGCAATCAGAACGACATGATACTCGACTGGGGACCCTGTTTTCCGAACAATCCCTTCGACAGCATCATGAAGCTTGTCAATTCACAGTTGAATCCCGGAGATCCTCAGCCCGG
This portion of the candidate division WOR-3 bacterium genome encodes:
- a CDS encoding MotA/TolQ/ExbB proton channel family protein; the protein is MGVIQFYREGGWAMHLLLVCALVGLFFMIERIIYLFFKTRPDPIDYVEKLSRDIKSKKGKEGIESALRKSKSDSFPIARISTSMLEKAPYGKDEMEEARDTEALKSLSFLDRGMLVLAAVANIAPLIGFLGTVVGMMMAFESIAKAGTVEPTIVADGIRVALITTAAGLMIAFPVSAFHVWFSSRINTVTRKYEEATSILIESVLEQEIEG
- a CDS encoding biopolymer transporter ExbD, coding for MAFRQKVTRAAEIPTSSMSDIAFLLLVFFLVTTHFQRDTGIVTKLPPSGETQEAQENIVLSIVVPEDTFAAGDSVKVGGVKVPFSELQQAVYESVSVSIESRKMKAPLIFVEKGVTYERMLEVYEEVMKAADKLDTEHPELPEADWFNKQTVAALISVQLRPITGW
- a CDS encoding biopolymer transporter ExbD, with protein sequence MRIEKEKKVEARIPTASMSDIAFLLIIFFMVTTVFRQERGLDITLPGSNLALKLEQRRIHHIYLGWSSRNPNERVPIVSINDQIFPMDQVDGVLRQKLEEYRASTTGTDEEWKQFVFSLQIERDMPYVFVDSLLQEARQGGRNVVQAIQINYGAREAQKGG
- a CDS encoding energy transducer TonB, which codes for MNQRRMDTSVPMRTGIILALVFHLLALVAIPEPDIPEYKPAERKESENIQQEVNLQVDFQTIEEIQQQIQQPQDILQEIQQSGEIILSTEGDTLIGGTASDVFEVDTTELLPDDNGDVSSEYVSVYETPPRPIHIQEPVYPSAALNQNLEGTVVLLLYVDINGSVTRAEVINSNNPLFNDAAIAAGLKCTFKPAESAGRPIRVKLVFPVNFKLSN